The following are from one region of the Cyanobacterium sp. T60_A2020_053 genome:
- the cobA gene encoding uroporphyrinogen-III C-methyltransferase: MAEKSVIGKVYLVGAGPGDPGLLTIKGKGILELADVVVYDALVSPAILAMINPHAEKINAGKRKGRHSLRQSETTQLLIAKAQDNAIVVRLKGGDPFVFGRGGEEMADLIKAGISVEVIPGITSGIAAPAYAGIPVTHRGYSSSVTFVTGHESVGKYRPEVNWRALAQGSETIVIYMGIHNLQQIIPQLLSADLAPSTPIALIRWGTRPDQEELYGTLSNIIELVEKTGFEAPAVAVIGRVVDFRTENFRK, from the coding sequence ATGGCAGAAAAATCAGTGATCGGAAAAGTATATTTAGTTGGTGCAGGACCCGGCGATCCGGGATTATTAACCATTAAAGGCAAAGGAATTTTAGAATTAGCGGATGTCGTAGTATATGATGCCTTGGTGAGTCCAGCAATTTTAGCCATGATTAATCCCCACGCCGAAAAAATCAACGCAGGGAAAAGAAAAGGGCGCCATTCCCTACGGCAAAGCGAAACTACTCAACTTCTGATCGCCAAAGCCCAAGATAACGCCATTGTCGTGCGCTTGAAAGGCGGTGATCCTTTTGTCTTTGGTCGAGGCGGTGAAGAAATGGCAGACTTAATTAAAGCTGGTATTTCCGTAGAAGTAATACCGGGTATTACCTCAGGTATTGCCGCCCCTGCCTATGCAGGAATCCCCGTCACCCATCGGGGTTATAGTTCTTCAGTCACCTTTGTAACAGGTCATGAATCCGTGGGCAAGTACCGCCCAGAAGTGAATTGGAGGGCGCTAGCCCAAGGTTCAGAAACCATCGTAATTTATATGGGTATTCATAATCTCCAGCAAATTATTCCGCAATTACTTTCTGCCGATTTAGCGCCCTCCACCCCTATTGCTTTGATTCGTTGGGGTACAAGACCAGATCAAGAGGAATTATATGGTACATTAAGTAATATCATTGAGTTAGTAGAAAAAACAGGTTTTGAAGCACCCGCCGTAGCGGTAATTGGTCGAGTAGTGGATTTCCGCACTGAAAATTTTAGAAAATAA
- a CDS encoding PAS domain S-box protein, giving the protein MNYPVLSNITFASQWTFVNYQPITISGETTFLEVIRKLTHGVDCLLVTNYDTNDCQPLGVITTESIIQLIATGVNIYSLSAKHFYQNLCLIHTEELDNIFAIAQNLYQGKYHVYGVINEENKFIGIINARSLIKYIKTDSIYANILTKDIIKPNLLLVNPEDTLFNVVDKFSLNEGKYGFIFNHDSSFKIVTPRQIIKLLLDYNWKTLAIKDLIFRDLPYFSPHENLLNICEVLLHQEAILINQDESLNEKNLFSNRVCHLGIDHISEHLCNHLTLITPQDLIVILTPLWQQNYLRQQQQKLDHLKSTVKQEKKQFEQEKLLSSLSYRIRQSLNLEQILQSTVNEVRSFLECDRVIVYQLYPDGDGVIVAESAGEGVMSILGRVVQDHCFAKDFIKPYLNGRIQATDNVFTANLSPCHLDLLLGIQVQANLVVPIIFHDGLWGLLAAQNSFHPRHWQQDELDLLQKLASQVAIAIQQSEYAQKALQVAEYQTAIASLGNTALTTNDLATLEEMTVKIVSETLDIDSCNILELQPNQASFVMKAGIGWHQKWLGLAKVGSSPRWMPGYTMKAKQPVITEDLLIETRFSPPPFLHNTGVKGALLTNIGNDQNYFGIIGVYSSGHRKFSSEEVNFLQTVANVLATAMERTKSQRQLDYFFNLSLDMFCIAGVDGSFKRVNSSFSTTLGYGEAEMINQNMLSFVHPDDVEITAEELERLSRGFPSQNFENRWRTSEGYYRWLAWKSLPYEEGTIYAVARDITLAKQAEEQLRGLNEELEIRVKDRTEELEQTTTQLRTFVQTAGTVLVVLNQRYRIMEWNEEAEKIFGWSRDSVLGEDYFLLFVAPSDRQGLRASLNHTLTEGQVQRNLESKVMVADGTERTLLWNVNRFTDAQGQGIGIIACGQDIEEVRLAQLRLKLSEERFRSIFNQAAVGILQVSLPGKLVLVNDKFSQLTGYSRQDLAELDFHDLIHPDDVSDTLTDLSELLASQRATFEREIRMRGADQDFLWINLTMSVVWVAVEPSYFIAVINDISDRKEAEESLQKSESRLNSVLSSLQDVVWSMSLPDMNLRYINPACEILYGHSPPSILADRRLLLDMVAPEYRQLVENIWAEILESYKLGILQNETNKKWELEYKIILANGQSRWIRERSHIVYDRYGCAVSIDGISTDVTQRHEAEEKLFKSLQEKEVLLKEIHHRVKNNLYVISGLLNLQSTYVEDEAVRNLFHDSQNRIQTMAVIHEQLYQSDDLSEINFADYIKRLVSNLFFSYNQGGIKPITNLEECYLNIETAIPAGLLINELVTNAFKHAFPAGKGEVTINLKVCQPKHICLEVKDNGKGLPPQLDWEDSPSLGLRLVRLLTQQLDGEMTVNSDDHGTCFFLQFEPFN; this is encoded by the coding sequence ATACAGAAGAGTTAGATAATATTTTTGCCATTGCTCAAAATCTTTATCAAGGAAAATATCATGTTTATGGAGTTATCAATGAAGAAAATAAGTTTATTGGTATTATCAATGCCAGAAGTTTAATTAAATATATTAAAACTGATTCTATTTACGCAAATATATTAACAAAAGACATTATTAAACCTAATTTATTATTAGTGAATCCAGAAGATACTTTATTCAACGTAGTTGATAAATTTAGTTTAAATGAAGGTAAATATGGCTTTATTTTTAATCACGATTCATCATTTAAAATAGTTACTCCGAGGCAAATAATCAAACTTTTATTAGATTATAACTGGAAAACCCTAGCCATTAAAGATTTAATTTTTCGAGATTTACCCTATTTTTCACCTCACGAAAATCTCCTCAATATTTGTGAAGTTTTATTACATCAAGAAGCAATTTTAATCAATCAAGATGAAAGTTTAAATGAAAAAAATCTTTTTTCTAATCGAGTTTGCCATCTTGGGATTGATCATATTTCAGAACATCTTTGTAATCATCTGACTTTGATAACTCCTCAAGATTTAATAGTTATTTTAACCCCTCTTTGGCAACAAAATTATTTACGGCAACAACAACAAAAATTAGACCACTTAAAAAGCACTGTCAAACAAGAAAAAAAACAGTTTGAACAAGAAAAACTCTTATCAAGTCTTAGTTATCGCATTCGTCAATCCCTTAATTTAGAACAAATTTTACAAAGTACTGTAAATGAAGTACGTTCTTTTTTAGAGTGTGATCGGGTAATCGTGTATCAATTGTATCCCGATGGTGATGGGGTGATTGTGGCAGAATCGGCAGGAGAGGGCGTAATGTCTATTTTAGGGCGTGTGGTGCAAGACCATTGTTTTGCGAAAGATTTTATTAAACCCTACTTAAATGGACGTATTCAAGCCACTGATAACGTTTTTACAGCTAACCTCTCCCCTTGTCATTTGGATTTATTATTAGGGATTCAAGTACAAGCTAATTTAGTTGTACCAATTATTTTTCATGATGGTTTATGGGGTTTGTTGGCGGCACAAAATTCTTTTCATCCTCGACATTGGCAACAAGATGAGTTGGATTTATTGCAAAAATTGGCTTCTCAAGTGGCTATTGCCATTCAGCAGTCGGAATATGCCCAAAAAGCCTTACAAGTGGCAGAATATCAAACTGCCATAGCCAGTTTGGGTAATACTGCGTTGACTACCAATGATTTGGCAACTCTGGAGGAAATGACGGTTAAAATTGTTAGTGAGACTTTGGATATTGACTCCTGTAATATTTTAGAGTTACAACCAAATCAAGCGTCTTTTGTGATGAAAGCTGGTATTGGTTGGCATCAGAAATGGCTAGGGTTGGCAAAAGTTGGCTCGTCTCCCCGTTGGATGCCGGGTTATACCATGAAGGCAAAGCAACCAGTAATTACTGAGGATTTATTGATTGAAACGAGATTTAGTCCTCCTCCTTTTTTACATAATACTGGGGTGAAGGGCGCCCTCCTCACCAATATCGGCAATGATCAGAATTATTTTGGTATCATCGGGGTTTATAGTTCTGGTCATCGTAAGTTTAGCTCAGAAGAGGTAAATTTTTTACAAACGGTGGCTAACGTGTTGGCAACGGCAATGGAGCGCACGAAATCCCAACGGCAACTAGATTACTTTTTTAATTTGTCTCTGGATATGTTTTGTATTGCTGGGGTGGATGGCTCATTTAAACGGGTTAATTCCAGTTTTTCCACTACCTTAGGTTATGGCGAAGCAGAAATGATTAATCAAAATATGCTTTCCTTTGTGCATCCCGACGATGTGGAGATTACTGCCGAGGAATTAGAAAGATTAAGTCGGGGTTTTCCTAGTCAAAATTTTGAAAACCGTTGGCGCACCTCAGAGGGTTATTATCGTTGGTTGGCTTGGAAAAGTTTACCCTACGAGGAAGGCACTATTTACGCTGTAGCACGAGATATTACACTAGCAAAACAAGCGGAAGAGCAGTTGCGGGGGCTTAATGAGGAGTTGGAGATTAGGGTAAAAGATCGTACGGAAGAGTTAGAACAAACCACTACCCAATTAAGAACTTTTGTACAGACGGCTGGAACGGTTTTGGTGGTGTTAAACCAACGTTATCGTATCATGGAATGGAATGAGGAAGCGGAGAAAATTTTTGGTTGGAGTCGAGATTCGGTATTAGGGGAAGATTACTTTCTCTTGTTTGTAGCGCCCTCCGACAGACAAGGTTTGAGGGCGTCTCTTAATCATACCCTCACGGAAGGTCAGGTGCAACGGAATTTAGAAAGTAAAGTCATGGTGGCGGATGGCACGGAAAGAACTTTGTTATGGAATGTTAACCGTTTCACTGATGCCCAAGGGCAAGGTATTGGTATTATCGCCTGTGGGCAAGATATAGAGGAAGTGCGCTTGGCTCAACTGCGCTTAAAGTTAAGTGAAGAAAGATTCCGCAGTATTTTTAATCAGGCGGCAGTAGGTATTTTACAGGTTAGCTTACCCGGTAAATTAGTGTTGGTTAATGATAAATTTAGCCAATTAACTGGTTATTCTCGTCAAGATTTAGCGGAGTTAGATTTTCATGATTTAATTCACCCCGATGATGTGTCTGATACCCTCACGGATTTATCGGAATTATTGGCAAGTCAAAGGGCAACATTTGAGCGCGAGATTAGGATGAGGGGCGCTGATCAAGATTTCCTCTGGATTAATTTAACCATGTCAGTGGTATGGGTTGCTGTTGAGCCTTCTTACTTTATCGCCGTCATTAATGATATAAGTGACCGTAAAGAAGCCGAAGAATCTTTACAAAAAAGTGAATCTCGTTTGAACAGTGTTCTTAGTTCACTACAAGATGTAGTATGGTCAATGTCATTACCTGACATGAATTTGCGCTATATTAACCCAGCTTGTGAAATTTTGTATGGTCATTCTCCACCGTCAATCTTAGCAGACAGAAGGCTTCTATTAGATATGGTAGCGCCCGAATACCGACAATTAGTAGAAAATATTTGGGCAGAAATTTTGGAAAGTTACAAACTGGGCATTTTGCAAAATGAAACCAATAAAAAATGGGAATTAGAGTATAAAATTATTCTTGCTAATGGTCAATCCAGATGGATTCGGGAAAGGTCTCACATCGTTTATGATCGGTATGGGTGCGCCGTAAGTATTGATGGTATTTCCACTGATGTCACTCAGCGCCATGAAGCAGAGGAAAAATTATTTAAGTCATTACAAGAAAAAGAAGTTTTACTCAAAGAAATTCATCACCGAGTGAAAAATAATCTTTACGTCATTTCCGGTTTATTGAATTTACAATCAACCTATGTGGAAGATGAAGCTGTGCGTAATTTATTCCATGATAGTCAAAATCGTATTCAAACTATGGCAGTTATTCACGAACAACTGTATCAATCTGATGACCTTTCGGAGATTAATTTTGCTGATTATATCAAGCGTTTAGTGTCTAATTTATTCTTTTCCTACAATCAAGGAGGCATTAAACCCATTACTAACTTAGAGGAATGTTATCTCAATATTGAAACGGCTATTCCTGCCGGGTTATTGATTAATGAGTTGGTGACGAATGCTTTTAAACACGCTTTTCCAGCAGGGAAAGGGGAAGTAACTATTAATTTAAAAGTGTGTCAACCGAAACATATTTGTTTGGAAGTCAAAGATAACGGTAAAGGATTACCTCCTCAGTTGGATTGGGAAGATAGCCCCTCTTTAGGATTGCGCCTCGTGCGCTTGTTAACTCAACAATTAGATGGAGAAATGACCGTTAATTCTGATGATCATGGTACTTGTTTTTTCTTACAATTTGAACCTTTTAATTAA
- a CDS encoding type II toxin-antitoxin system RelE/ParE family toxin — translation MEVRIYQTREGKQPFIKWYDGIRNQSYQLRIRNRLRQITIGNFGDSKLVGDGVYELRFFFGNGYRVYYAKESNVIVLLLCGGDKSTQQKDINQAKVYWQDYQERNR, via the coding sequence ATGGAAGTTAGAATTTACCAGACTAGAGAAGGAAAACAGCCGTTTATCAAATGGTATGATGGTATAAGAAACCAATCTTATCAGTTACGAATCCGTAATAGGTTGCGTCAAATTACCATTGGTAATTTTGGTGATAGTAAACTTGTGGGAGATGGCGTCTATGAATTAAGATTTTTTTTTGGCAACGGTTATCGAGTTTATTACGCTAAAGAAAGTAATGTTATCGTTTTACTTTTGTGTGGAGGAGATAAATCAACTCAACAAAAGGACATAAATCAAGCAAAAGTTTATTGGCAAGATTATCAAGAAAGAAACAGATGA
- a CDS encoding SHOCT domain-containing protein has translation MAKNYFHLGTDRDLDLVYNEALLWFKGRQYEVEGILKNQIYVIQARKTGTIRTLLGTNIAFKLKIYISDTNADELILETSRGKWVQNIAGASFTAIFTGGLSFWTGVTGAGWTLILENELINHLQKACRLNRIQSVSETNSVEFNKVPKNNYPVSESINPNQKQVLLELKEEINKLQSAFSSGILTEEEFKRKKAILQLKLDDYEIDCLMEGKIKNLEKAFADGILTQEEFLEKLENLESKTKEEINKEKYLSKHGLTITKLKEALQHGIITQAEYDRKISTLS, from the coding sequence ATGGCAAAGAACTATTTTCATTTAGGCACTGACAGAGATTTAGACTTAGTTTATAACGAGGCTTTGTTATGGTTTAAGGGCAGACAATACGAAGTAGAAGGAATTTTAAAAAATCAAATCTATGTAATTCAAGCCCGAAAAACCGGCACAATTCGCACCCTTTTAGGCACAAATATAGCCTTTAAATTGAAAATTTATATCTCTGATACTAATGCTGATGAATTGATTTTGGAAACTTCACGGGGGAAATGGGTTCAAAATATTGCTGGGGCAAGTTTTACGGCTATTTTTACGGGAGGGTTAAGTTTTTGGACTGGGGTGACGGGCGCTGGTTGGACTTTAATCTTAGAAAATGAACTAATTAACCACTTACAAAAAGCCTGTCGTCTCAACCGTATTCAATCAGTGAGTGAAACCAATTCTGTTGAATTTAACAAAGTACCAAAAAATAACTATCCTGTTTCTGAATCAATTAATCCTAACCAAAAACAGGTACTTTTAGAATTAAAAGAAGAAATAAATAAATTACAGTCTGCTTTTAGTAGTGGCATTTTAACAGAAGAAGAGTTTAAGCGTAAGAAAGCTATTCTACAATTAAAACTCGATGATTATGAGATTGATTGCCTCATGGAAGGTAAAATTAAAAACTTAGAAAAAGCCTTTGCTGACGGTATTCTTACTCAGGAAGAATTTTTAGAAAAACTAGAAAATTTAGAGTCAAAAACCAAAGAAGAAATTAACAAAGAAAAGTATTTATCAAAACATGGTTTAACAATTACGAAGTTAAAAGAAGCCCTACAACATGGCATTATTACTCAAGCAGAATATGATCGTAAAATTTCGACTTTATCTTAA
- a CDS encoding transcriptional regulator, translating into MKPYTKFEDWHLEKLASPLEARAYLLIALEDYENDHNTEAFLLAIRDVANAMGGIEKLAEETNLNRQSIYQTFSGDGNPRLDVLL; encoded by the coding sequence ATGAAACCTTATACTAAATTTGAAGATTGGCATTTAGAAAAATTAGCCTCACCATTAGAAGCAAGGGCTTATTTACTGATAGCGTTAGAAGATTATGAAAATGACCATAACACTGAAGCCTTTTTGTTAGCTATTCGTGATGTTGCTAATGCAATGGGCGGTATTGAAAAATTGGCTGAGGAAACTAACCTTAATCGTCAAAGTATTTATCAAACCTTTTCAGGTGATGGAAATCCAAGATTAGATGTTCTACTCTAA